Part of the Vicinamibacteria bacterium genome, TTTTGGGCTCGCAACCGCACTGTTCCTGGGAACTCTCGGATACGAAATTCGCCGATCCAACATGCACGAAGCTCGCCTCAAGGGCATCCTGGTGCAAACGCCCACGGTGTACCAGGTCACCGAGGGCCTGAAAGAAAAAGCGCCCCTCGCCGCCATCGTGGAGTCGGGAAGCGACCTCGATGACGCCGTGGCTCGCTGGGGCGGCTCGCAAGCGGGCTCGATTCGGGAAAAGGCTCGCCAGTGGCCGCAGCTGCGGGTTTACGCTGCGGGAGACATGATGTACTTCATTTATTTCGACGCCGAGGACGTCATGAGAGACTATCTGTACGTCACCAACTGAAAGGAAGACCGATGCCCAAGCTGATTCATACTTCCAGGATTCGTATCGAGAAGGACAAGGGGCCGAAGCGACGGGCCTACATCGAGGGTTTCCCGAACCCCGTTACCTTCGGGGTCCACTCGAACATCAAGAAATTCTATGGAATCGAGCCCGAGGAAGAGCATCCGGCGACTCTCGACTACATGGTTGCCGCCGTCGGAGGATGAATGACGGGCACTCTCGGGCGCGCGCTGGAAGTGCGCGGAATTCCAAGCTATCCCGACAAGCTCTCGTCTACGGTCGAGGGGGATATCGAAGAGGTGGACGGCATCATGAGAATCACGAAGCTTCGGATTCGCTATCGCATCAAGCTTCCCGCGGGAAAGAAGGAGGAGGCCAATCGAGCGCTCTCGGTCCACGAGCGCAGTTGCCCGGCGGCGATGACGGTCAAGGGCTGCGTGGACATCGAGTGGACGGCGGAGCTCGAGGATGAGTGAAGTCACGCTGCGCGATGTCATGCGCACCTTTCCGCAAGGGGTGGTCGTCGTGACCGCACCGAGCGAGGAGGGTCCCCGGGGAATCACGGTGAGCTCGTTCACCTCGGTGAGCTTGACTCCACCCCGAGTCGTGATTTGCATCATGAGGGACTCCCGGGCGCACGATGCCATCGACCGCGGGGGCTTCGTCGTCAACATTCTCTCCGATCGCCAGGGCTCGCTCTCCGATCACTTCGCCACTCCGAACCTCACCTCCGAACAGCAATTCGAAGGGCTGTCGCGCCGGGGCCTCTATCTGGATGGTTGTCTCGGCTATCTGGGATGTCGCGTCGTGGAACGGCTGGTGCAGGGGACTCACACTCTCTTCGTGGGCGAGGTCGAAACGTGCTCGCTCGGAGCCGAGGGTGGACCGCTGGTCTTCTTTGGGCGTGAATACTGGGGTCTTGGTGAAAACGTCTTCACAAGGAGTTGAGGTCCGTGAATCAGCTTTTGGATAGCCTGACTTTCGAGCCATCCGGTGGGAGTCTGTCGCTTCAGAGCGCGCGTTATTTCATCGTTCGGCCAACGCTCCTCGTCGACCTCCAGAAGAGCATCGAAGCCCTGCTCGGTCACGAAGCCGGTCAGATCATGACCCAAACGGCCGCCATCGAAGGCGCGGCCCTCGCGGGTCGCTATCGTGACGCTTTCGGCTACTCCTCGGAACAGGTGATCGGTTCCGTTGCCTTCATGCTCTCGGAGCTGGGTTGGGGTGCCGTCAGCGTCGAGATGACGAATCTCGAAGGTCGGGAGATGGTGTTCAAGGTCATGGAATCGCCGTTTGCCGAACCATACGGCCCTTCCACGCAGCCCGTGTGCCACCTGCTGCTCGGAACGTTCCAGGGAATCGCCATGACGATCTTCGAATCGGAAGCGACGGGAATGGAAGTGCAGTGTCTGGCAAAAGGGGACAGCTGCTGCCGGTTCGTTGTCAGCGCGTGAGATGGGAAGCTCTCAGCTCGCCTGAATCTGTTCCTCGAGATAGGCGACCACGCGGTCCCGGTAGACGTCCCGCAGCTCGGTGAATTC contains:
- a CDS encoding OsmC family protein; amino-acid sequence: MTGTLGRALEVRGIPSYPDKLSSTVEGDIEEVDGIMRITKLRIRYRIKLPAGKKEEANRALSVHERSCPAAMTVKGCVDIEWTAELEDE
- a CDS encoding flavin reductase family protein: MSEVTLRDVMRTFPQGVVVVTAPSEEGPRGITVSSFTSVSLTPPRVVICIMRDSRAHDAIDRGGFVVNILSDRQGSLSDHFATPNLTSEQQFEGLSRRGLYLDGCLGYLGCRVVERLVQGTHTLFVGEVETCSLGAEGGPLVFFGREYWGLGENVFTRS
- a CDS encoding 4-vinyl reductase, with product MNQLLDSLTFEPSGGSLSLQSARYFIVRPTLLVDLQKSIEALLGHEAGQIMTQTAAIEGAALAGRYRDAFGYSSEQVIGSVAFMLSELGWGAVSVEMTNLEGREMVFKVMESPFAEPYGPSTQPVCHLLLGTFQGIAMTIFESEATGMEVQCLAKGDSCCRFVVSA